A segment of the Lycium barbarum isolate Lr01 chromosome 7, ASM1917538v2, whole genome shotgun sequence genome:
GAGGATGAACGTTTGTTTatttggtatctgatgtaatgacccctTCGGTTGTTTTGGGCTTTTTACCTCTTTTCTCCCAAAATACCCTTCTTGAAAATTCATTTTGGCTTTTATGAAttgcggggatgggtggtacgGTTCTCGAGGCAATCAGGCGGGTTTTGGATAGGTTTTAGTGATTTAGGAGGTTTCTAAGTTGAAGAAATAGAAAGATTTGAGCAAAGTTAACAAGGTTAGGGGGGTTACTTTCATCATTTTCAAAGTTTTATCGATTCCACTAAGTCTAGAGGGTCGTTTATGAGTAAATTGAACTGTTGGTTCGGGTCACGAGGCATTCGGGTGCGTTTTGGGTAGTTGTTTGAGATTATGGAAATCAAAGGATTTGAAGTTGGCCTTGGTCAACTCTAGGTCAAGACGACCTCTTCTGGGAATCCCAAGTGTGCGAGCGAGTTCGTAGAGTGTTTTATGATCGAAATGCATAGTTGGTTGGTATCTTGGAGGAGGGGGAGTGTGCTGGGTCAGTTTCAGGTGTCCATTCCAAATTCAGGGGACACCAGAAATTTTGTTGGTGCCTAGTTCTGGTTTCCTTTTTTTGCATCCGTGAGGGAGGGACCGCGATTACAAGGGTCGCGTTCGCGTGGACCCTGTCGCATTTGCGAAGGGGGAATAGGGATGGGTTGGGTCAGCCTAGGATCATGATCGTGATGTAGGCCGTCGCGTTTGTGATGGTTGGGCAGGTTCGGGGTCGCGATCACCAAGTCCAACACGCGATCGCGTAGAAGGGATTAGCTGGGTAGATTTAAAACCCCCCATTTCGAGTACTTTTCTTCCTAAACACATTTTGGGAGCTATAGAGCTTGAATTTAGGAGATTTCAAGTGCTAGGTTCAAGATTCTTCATTGGGGTTAGTTTCTAACCATCATCTAGCattatttcatgatttcattcATTATTTACCTATTCCATCCAAGATTTAGGAAGTGTAGAATGAGGATTATTCCATAAATTGGGATTTTAAGTAAATGATGAAATTAAAGGCTTAATTTTTATTAGATTTCCACGATTCTTATGATTATTTAGACTATGGGTAATCTATTTCCACACTAAAATTCTAGTTTTTTCCTTGGGGTTCGGGTTTGATTATTTTGGGTTCATTTTTGCGTTCCGGGTAAAACTATGCAAATATGGGTATCCATAGATTCATATTTTAACGTAGATTTTATATTTCATATACTTTGATCGATTGGAAGCACTTTGAAAAGGAAAGGCTCCATCTTGAGATTTCATGGCTCTGGTTCGGCTTCGatgtaggttacgatttactctCTAGACTCTGATTGGAGGATGTATATAGTTTATAAATTCTAAAAGGGTATTGGGCATGATAGGGGGTCCCACCTTAGTGATTGTGATGAGCACTTAGGTGGTTAGCGGTGTTATTATTTGGGTAATTAGGTTAAGAGAAGTGTATTGTGACGGGGAAAGCATGCTGAGCCTTTGGATattggttgtggtgataaatccacctaggttggtattgttgttttttatgtgGGTTATGGTAGCGATATATGACTTTTACTTTCTGTGGTTGATTTGCTTTACCTCATCGCTCCACATATCGCATGAACTATAAAAAGGGAAGTATTCCTGATATATGAGTTGGCGTATGTAATTGCTTGGTGTTGCATATCCATTCTTTAATTTCATAATACTATTGGCATAAGATGTTATGCATGTTGCACTCTCTCAAATTTATATGTACTTTTTGGATGAGCTATGAAAAAAGGAGAAACGAGATGGTATAAAGACCGATATGATATTAAGTTTGGTGTTCTCCCTGTTTGGCGGTGAATTCTAGCGGTACAGTGAGTGATCACAATTCAAAGGAAAAGGACCTCGGGCAGCACAGTGATGGGTAAATAAACCTTGctagtcccccatgggtcatgactagacGGAATGACCGCTAGCATGTGAGTACCGGTATTGATATTGGCCAATGTATTGCATTCATATACTCATTCATCCATTTATTCAATATTTACTCTTATGTGATACTTGCTTACTTGTCTTACCTATGAAACATGAACTTTTGGTTGGAATTAGTAAATCTAAGTCGAGTTAGCCTAAAGAGTGTTTAGATTCAGTCTTTATACGCTTTATACGCGTTTTCTTTCATtttcagcctatgatacctaagGAGTACTAGTGTGGTTTGTACTCATACTATACTTCCTGCACTTTTTTTGGGTGCAGATACAAATCCTTGCTCCAGTTCTAGGCCTCATGGCTGATCTCGAGGCAGTCTATTCGGAGGTTTCAGGGTGAGCTCCAAGTCATTCCAGCGACCCTGGATCTCCCTTCATCTTTACTTTCTGTCTATTTCAATCACAGACATTTTATTTCTGTACTTAAGCTGTTGTAATgtattagaagctcttgtacaagttAGACCAGGTTTTGGAGATTGTAAAGACTAAGTTACTGTCAAGACCCAAACCGAtaggccatgaccagtgcccgaactAGACATCTgtatacgaacctgctcgatatgatcagaccgaaactggaaacaatatggcaatctgtaacagcacgctgtaaactcatcatatcatacatcaaaaagaacctgtctcttgagaagtCAGAGCTAACCAAACATaccaaaatatgcaagccgataaagctgccactatacacgggaatatccaaaatgaactacatctgcataggtgatcaaaccgtatatacacaacccacatatgtctatagagctctaagagtataacaaagcctatgtcaaaggatctgtaccaaaacgacTCGAGCTCCGGAACACTAGAGCCTTCCAAGTAGCTGAGCTGAagtcctaaaccggaggatcaccaaactaattgtctgtacctacgggcatgaaacgcagcccccgaagaaagggggtcagtacgaatagtgtactgagtatgtaaggcatgaaattaacatgtacataaaatcctagaaaacatttgagacatttcaatgaatgggcaaaatatatacatgaagaatgaaaataagtgcagtgcataatcaaaatgaaataatagaactctgtaatgtcacaaaatagctatatacatatattatactcatggcatgcatagaagttcaaataaaaactatcactctatcccaccttgaaggaacaatttataaggtgagatcaacaacaatgaaattaatcgagaaaatcatgaaatagcttaacatttttacatcatcgttgaaatcatatttgagacctttaagcataaaatcatcctcaacgtaacctcataaacattctcatttttaacatcataagtagctttaagagtcataaacttctagcttttgaaatcaaggaggttatggaaacacttatggactcataccataggaatcatgcctttgaaagaaagggacgagccttaacatacctttcggtcgccttagtcgttcaacgtttatccttccaagctcgtaaatctacatataaaccattcataatattattaggctcaatgtcatacgctcatcttaagccttcaatttaattctgtttagaatctgccgaaattcgggcggCACCTctcttgtttatatgcctagcccgaaatcacaatccaacaaccaacaacaacaacaacaacaataccaacatcacaacaatattatcaaccccaataggctccataaaacagcccacacgctgtttttcaacttccataactaactaacttactacacaattatttaacgactttgtctccgagaataagccttaaataataccaaaagagaaagttTCACACCTTGTTTTTCATGTTAAGAcaacaatatcctcaatatccacgctaaaatccaccgccaaacaatactagaatcgcaaccatgcgttacccggacctaaactactactccgctacttgaaaattgctcactttttgtttccctctctctatctctctcttcaatttctgaaaTTTTCTGGCAAAATCTGATTACAAAGGGGGGTTTTACCttttatataagggtcaaattcgggtcggatcACTGTAGCATTTTTCTGCagcaggtcggtactgtagcagtactgtagcacgcgtttttgctctgtcagctgaacttgtaacgtccataattctctactccgatgtcctatcgatgagcggtttgttgtgttggaacctagactcgacgaacttcattttaggattttgtttcacttcaaaaagcttcatatgctaagagatattcatccctcaagttggaccaaaattttcacaccaaacattacccatcctttctccaaagtagtactactccatttcttccactcatttccttataaaaccttccggtataccttatatacatccttcactcattaaatgtacttgataatgcttgcttatatttcgaagtggttttacttaaccataactcaacgtacttacgtttcaaatttgataaatgcTTCTTCAAAGATACAGGGTGTAACAGTTACCTTTCTGCACTCATTTATATTCTCAAGACTGCTAAGTAGTATTCTTAGTGTACTTAATTTTCGCATTTTTATTTCTTTAAAATGATTGATGACTTGGGGATGGTTCACTTACCGAGGAATAGTGTAGGTGCCATTATGATCTGTGAAATGGATCGTGACAAAAACAAACAACCATACTTAACAAACTTGTCAAGTCTGTTGGCTTAATAATTTCCAGAGCTATTAATACAATTTAGATATGTCTTCAATTTTTGTCAACAAACAGCAGTACTTAATCTTCAATATGTATGTACTTATAAGAGCACTTAAGGCCATAATAATTAAATTACTATGTTAAATAGCAACAAACTATTTCTTATATGTCTAGTTGGGTTGGGAACTTGCTCCTTCATAGAGAACTTGAACTCGCAAGTAAAGGTCTTTTTTGCTTTTTGCTTTCACAAATTCGCAAATGCACCTGTCATCTTTCTCCACAAGGTTCATTCTGCATAAACTGCGCCATCCTCCACGTAGCCATATTCTACCGTCCTTCCAATTTTTGAGTTTTGTCTCAAATTCTCTGCCCTTAGAGTCGCGGATGATCATTGTTGGAGGGATTTCAAGTTTGTTGTCTCTCACCACATCAATAGGAACATACTGCAATTAGGAAAAAAGGACTTGTTAAATGAGAATTCGATAAGATTGAACTATAAAATAATTCCCAAAAGACTTTTACTTACCACTTGGTTTTTCCTTTTTTGTCGTATTTTCATTACAAAGTAAGGATTTTTTGGCTGAGTTGCGCGTCTACTTTTGAATATATCTGCACCATATTGGTCCCTCACCTTGTAAACAGTGGCTCTTTTGCATCCAGCTGAATCAAGAAAGTTAACTAGTAAGGTTCACAAACACAAATCTCATGGAAACTCAGATATACTCCATCCGTTTCATTTTACATAGGAGTCTTTTATTGAACATGGACTTTAATAAAGATAGAAGACTTGTTCTTTTCCACATATCAGAAGGATTGGGAAAATGAGACTTAACTTTATTCTTCTTTACAATTCTAAAAAGTGCCCTTAGGCTCGTTTGTCCACGAACTTTAATTTAAACTCCTTAGAAATTGAGATCTTAAACATTTCAAGATATTTCTATAACTACAACAACATGTCCAGATGTAAGAAGAAGTCATTTTTTCAGTAACTTACTTACAAGAAAAAACATATATAGATCTTTAATTTGTGTCTACCTTTTGAATGTGGCGCCTCTTTCTTGGATACGCCAGCCATTGCATTCTCTTCTGCCTCTTCCTTCTCCTCCTCGGTTTCCTCCTCATCTTCCTCCTCTTCATCACCATCTTCTTCTTCCACATGTATTCGTTTTGAACGTGGGGCTCTTTCAGTCTCATCTTTctcttcctcttcaatttcttcctcctcttcttcttcatatTCCTCATAttcgtcatcatcatcttctttttCTTCCACACGTCTACCTTTTGAATGTGGCTCCTTTTTCTTGCATGTAGTTATTTCTCTGTcattttcttcttcctcctcgattccttcgtcttcttcttctttttcttttaaacCTCTAGCTTCTTCCTTTTCACAACAAGTGTGTCCAAGTAATTTGAAGTCAAATACTCCATTTCCATCGTAGTCAAAAATCAAAAAGTCTCCATACTCTAATGTACTCTCCTCAATGAATTTATCCCATCCATATTGGAAATAAAAATCTTTTCCTATTTTGGCCACTCCTATATGCCACATATTACCGAACCGATCCCTAAGAGAAACCTTCATAGGTAACTCTCCGTTCATGTAATCTGTATAAGCTATGGGGATTTTCTGTCGAAAGAAAAAGCtccattttaaagaaaataaagaacaatACTAATTTCTTTAAATCAGATTTCCATATCATAAAAACAACCTCTATCAGACGAAAAAATATTTCAAATAAACTCAAAGATTGAGACTTTTGAGgttataataaataaaatataaccATTTCAGAAACTAGATCTGAAAAAAATGTTAGGGATTCTCATAGTTTTACTGCATGGTTACTTCATTTAACACATATAATATTGTCATTTGCAAATGCAATATGCAATTTATGTCATCTACTGACTGAATTCTACATAAATACTAGTATACAATTAGGAGATTTAacataaattaatttctaatatAAAATTTACTTGCATCTTGACAAAGGATTTTTCCTCTTTTTACATCTCCTACCCCTATTCACTGCCCATATCTTCAAAAAACagtttttaagaaaatttcaagcaAGAGAGTCACCAAGAATCATAGATCAAATATCTGAAAATACATTTGAACATAAAAAAAGAATGATGAGAGGAAAAGTACACTTAAAAAAATGTATCTTAGTTTTGAAGATCTAAATCTACCAAGGCCTTCTCCTCCCTTTACTTCCCTTTCTCACATCCACTGCCCACATCTCCAAAAAGAAaaatatcaagaaaaaaaaatattacaagaAATTAAATACCATGAAGacttaaaaaaggaaaaaataatgaGGATGAGGGGAAGTACACTTAAAAAAACGTATTTAAAGGTATCAAGCAAAAGAGTCACCAAGAATCATAGGTCAAATATCTGAAAATACATTTGAACATAGAAAAAGAATGATGAGAGGAAAAGTACACTTAAAAAAATGTATCTTAGTTTTGAAGATCTAAATCTACCAAGGTCTTCTCCTCCCTTTACTTCCCTTTCTCAAATCCACTGTAGACaactccaaaaagaaaaaaatcaaggAAAAAAATATTACAAGAAATTAAATCATGAAGacttaaaaaaggaaaaaataatgaGGATGAGGGGAAGTACACTTAAAATAATTTGCAGATCTATATCTCACACTCTTTACTTATCCTTCCCATATAGATCTATATCTCACACTCTTTACTTATCCTTCCCATATCCACTTCATctctaaaaaaggaaaaaaaccaagaaataaaatacatgaGGATGAGGAAGTATACTTACCAGCCGCTTTGAGCTCCTTTCAGGGGAGAAAACCTTGAAGAAGCCCTTTTCCATCTTCTCTTAAgtagcttgatcttgaatcttcgtatTTGAGTTTGGATTTTAATTATTTACCACTAAGTAACTTGATCTTGAACGCCTTGATATTTGTCGTCGTTCCTAATTTTTAACTTGAACTTGATTGGTTGAATGATAGAACTTGTAGCTTGTATAAAAATATGATGTCTTTGATCGACGAGCTCTCTTCTTGCTTCTTGTTCTTAATTCCTCTCCCCTAATGAGTTATGAGaatccctatttatagttgtaggggtGGTGTTATGTACGATTTGATTGGTCGGTTTGAACTGACCAATCACATTCATCTGGTGACAAGCTCCTCACCAATCACATTCATTTGGTGACAATCTCTAATTTGATTGGCCAGAGCATGTCATCCGCAAACTTGGCATGACTTTATTGGCTCATTAATTTTACTTGGATTGCCACCTAATTTTACATGTGGCATGAGCTTGGATTTTAATATGGGGTTGGACCTTGGCTATTAAAGTGGGCTCCTCATTTGGAGGCCAATGCATTTAAAATTGGGAAATTGACATGTAGGTACAAGTCCTATAAAAAATTGGCATCTTTTTAACACAAAACATATTTAGCTAAAGTAGGCTAAAAAATAATGGCATTATGTAGCCAATTTTGTATTCAGCCCCTAAAATTATGCTAAGCACAATATTCTTTCTCCTAAAATCATGCTGAACATAATATTCCCCCCTAGAATCATGCTAATTAGTCATACTTAAAATTAATATAAACGTAATAATAGGGACCATAATCTAAAAAAAGATAACCTTCTTATATGTGACATCAATACAGTATACATTGTGTGATATATATTACATGATATAGATGTATTCCTAAATACATAAATCAATACTCGTTTATACGTTACATTGTATACATTTTTATCATTTGTATGCGTAACTGCAGATGATCATTGGCATCTATTCTTGTATACATGGTACTTCATAATATATAtaagaatatatattttttaattctcAAAATATATTGAATGTATACATGATACTTCACAATACATATGTCACGATCAAAAAT
Coding sequences within it:
- the LOC132603524 gene encoding B3 domain-containing protein At5g60140-like, producing MEKGFFKVFSPERSSKRLKIPIAYTDYMNGELPMKVSLRDRFGNMWHIGVAKIGKDFYFQYGWDKFIEESTLEYGDFLIFDYDGNGVFDFKLLGHTCCEKEEARGLKEKEEEDEGIEEEEENDREITTCKKKEPHSKGRRVEEKEDDDDEYEEYEEEEEEEIEEEEKDETERAPRSKRIHVEEEDGDEEEEDEEETEEEKEEAEENAMAGVSKKEAPHSKAGCKRATVYKVRDQYGADIFKSRRATQPKNPYFVMKIRQKRKNQVYVPIDVVRDNKLEIPPTMIIRDSKGREFETKLKNWKDGRIWLRGGWRSLCRMNLVEKDDRCICEFVKAKSKKDLYLRVQVLYEGASSQPN